From Desulfurobacterium pacificum, a single genomic window includes:
- a CDS encoding class I SAM-dependent methyltransferase — protein MEVVITTDKKPTPEMIEDAEKLAKKFNTVHIHRRHNTINQIKKRYNRNVLVVNRDLSLTLHTLKGQKLFFHPGLFKIRLLNYIATGNEAMIKAMNLKRGDTVLDCNLGLAQDALLSAFVSKQPVTGVEKDPVIFEIVKRGLERYKPGGKLKIAEDAFKRIKPVCADNAEFLKAQPDKSYDIVYFSPMFIKPKWHCDVMSPFREVAVKDFVSPETLKEAERVARKRVVIKINKGVKELFPYLSDYTLQESSTNVEYIFKDVS, from the coding sequence ATGGAAGTGGTAATAACAACCGACAAAAAACCAACTCCCGAAATGATAGAAGATGCAGAAAAATTAGCCAAAAAGTTCAATACAGTCCACATTCACAGAAGACACAACACAATTAACCAGATAAAAAAACGCTACAACAGGAACGTTTTAGTAGTAAACAGAGATTTAAGCCTAACCTTACATACGCTTAAAGGGCAAAAACTCTTTTTCCATCCGGGATTATTCAAAATTCGCCTCCTCAACTATATAGCAACTGGGAACGAGGCAATGATAAAGGCGATGAACCTGAAAAGAGGAGATACCGTATTAGACTGCAACTTGGGACTTGCACAGGATGCCCTTTTATCAGCATTTGTTTCTAAACAGCCGGTCACCGGTGTTGAAAAAGACCCCGTGATTTTTGAAATAGTGAAAAGAGGATTGGAAAGGTATAAACCTGGAGGAAAACTGAAAATCGCTGAAGATGCCTTCAAAAGAATAAAACCAGTTTGCGCCGATAACGCCGAATTCTTAAAAGCACAGCCCGATAAATCTTACGATATCGTTTACTTTTCACCTATGTTCATAAAACCAAAGTGGCACTGCGACGTTATGTCACCCTTTAGAGAGGTTGCCGTAAAAGACTTCGTTTCTCCTGAAACCCTTAAAGAAGCAGAAAGAGTGGCAAGAAAGCGCGTGGTAATCAAAATAAACAAAGGCGTAAAAGAACTCTTCCCTTACCTTTCCGACTACACGCTACAGGAAAGTTCAACAAACGTGGAATATATCTTCAAAGATGTCAGTTAA
- a CDS encoding ribonucleoside-diphosphate reductase subunit alpha produces MTQIKVVKRKGVKEPLNIEKIRKVINWAAEGLDINTLKLESKLKLHFFDGITTRQIHEAVINTALNLTTPQEPDWRILAGRLFIFNLYKEISIRRGTNKLAYVGGGEEYLKVVKNLTELGLYTPEILESYTEEEIKEAGDYLKLKYDFLYDYAGANLLAKRYLCVYEDFPIELPQEMYMSISLMLAKDEPKEKRMRIVKKFYDMIAGKKLSLATPILINLRRPNGNLSSCFITAMDDNLDSIMYTANQVAQISKRAGGVGVNLSRIRAQGSWIKKVFGASGGVVPWVKILNDVAVAVNQEGKRAGAVTVALDVWHLDIFDFLELKTENGDLRRKAFDIFPQVVIPDLFMERVKENGNWLLVDPYEVERKFGYKLYELWGKEFEKAYTHIEREQETLKLKKVVKAKELLKEILKTQVATGLPYIFFKDTANRLNPLKHDGYIGNGNLCMESFSNFKPSKGFSSKLENGKIVSEIKEPGLVHTCNLLSINLANIEDDLELEDAVRTAVRILDNTIELTSPPILESKLHNDRYRTIGIGTLGLADYLAKREIPYGRQSIPIIEELYEKIAFYGIDESANLAKERGKFPAFEGSDWSRGIVFGKDEEYLLTKTKLKERWKEVLNKLKNYGIRNGQLFAIAPNTSSGLLQGATPGVLPPFSKFYIDKNQKQAVPICPPFIKERFWFYRESKYMDQREVVEIIAAIQKWIDSGISMELLFNLNLGIKAKDIYETVLLAWERGIKTIYYVRTIQKDSESEINKKEECIACAN; encoded by the coding sequence ATGACGCAGATAAAAGTCGTTAAAAGAAAAGGCGTAAAAGAACCCTTAAACATAGAAAAAATAAGGAAGGTAATAAACTGGGCGGCAGAAGGGCTGGACATAAACACGCTAAAACTTGAATCAAAACTGAAACTCCACTTTTTTGACGGCATTACTACAAGGCAGATTCACGAAGCGGTAATAAATACAGCCCTCAACCTGACAACGCCTCAAGAACCGGACTGGCGAATATTAGCAGGCAGACTCTTCATTTTTAACCTTTACAAAGAAATCTCCATCAGGAGAGGAACGAACAAGTTAGCTTACGTCGGCGGCGGTGAAGAATACTTAAAAGTAGTAAAAAACCTGACAGAGTTAGGACTATACACTCCAGAAATCCTTGAAAGCTATACAGAAGAAGAAATAAAAGAAGCAGGCGACTACCTGAAGCTGAAATACGATTTTCTCTACGATTACGCAGGCGCAAACCTTTTAGCAAAGCGATACCTGTGCGTTTACGAAGACTTCCCCATAGAACTGCCCCAGGAAATGTATATGAGCATCTCCCTCATGCTCGCAAAAGATGAACCGAAAGAAAAACGTATGAGAATAGTAAAAAAGTTCTACGACATGATAGCCGGCAAAAAACTTTCCCTCGCAACGCCCATACTCATAAACCTGCGAAGACCAAACGGGAACCTCTCTTCCTGCTTTATAACCGCAATGGACGACAACCTTGACTCCATAATGTACACAGCAAACCAGGTAGCACAGATATCAAAAAGGGCAGGCGGCGTTGGCGTTAACCTCTCAAGGATAAGGGCACAGGGTTCATGGATTAAAAAGGTTTTCGGCGCCAGCGGCGGCGTTGTTCCATGGGTGAAAATCCTCAACGACGTCGCCGTAGCAGTAAACCAGGAAGGGAAAAGAGCAGGCGCTGTCACCGTAGCCCTGGACGTCTGGCATTTAGATATCTTTGACTTCCTGGAACTGAAAACGGAGAACGGAGACTTAAGAAGGAAGGCTTTTGACATCTTCCCCCAAGTCGTCATTCCAGACCTTTTTATGGAAAGAGTAAAAGAGAATGGAAACTGGCTGTTAGTTGACCCCTACGAAGTTGAAAGGAAATTTGGCTACAAGCTTTATGAATTGTGGGGAAAAGAGTTTGAAAAAGCCTACACTCATATAGAAAGAGAACAGGAAACGTTAAAACTAAAGAAGGTTGTAAAGGCAAAAGAACTTCTAAAAGAGATACTGAAAACCCAGGTTGCAACGGGGCTTCCATACATCTTTTTCAAAGACACAGCCAACAGACTCAATCCGTTAAAACACGATGGATACATAGGAAACGGCAACCTTTGTATGGAAAGTTTCTCAAACTTTAAACCTTCAAAAGGCTTCTCTTCAAAACTTGAGAACGGAAAAATCGTTTCCGAAATCAAAGAGCCCGGGCTTGTCCACACCTGCAACCTGCTCTCAATTAACCTTGCAAACATTGAAGATGACCTTGAGCTTGAAGATGCCGTCAGGACGGCAGTAAGAATCCTGGACAACACCATAGAACTGACAAGTCCCCCGATACTTGAAAGCAAACTTCACAACGATAGATACAGAACGATAGGAATAGGAACGTTAGGACTTGCAGACTACCTTGCAAAGAGAGAAATCCCCTACGGCAGACAATCAATACCGATAATAGAAGAACTCTACGAAAAAATCGCCTTTTACGGAATAGATGAAAGCGCTAATTTAGCAAAAGAAAGAGGTAAATTTCCCGCATTTGAAGGTTCTGACTGGAGTAGAGGAATAGTCTTTGGCAAAGACGAAGAATACCTGTTAACGAAAACGAAACTAAAAGAACGCTGGAAAGAAGTTCTGAACAAGCTGAAAAACTACGGAATAAGGAACGGACAGCTATTCGCCATAGCTCCGAACACAAGTTCTGGACTCCTTCAGGGAGCAACGCCAGGCGTCCTACCGCCGTTTTCAAAGTTTTACATAGACAAAAATCAGAAACAAGCTGTTCCTATCTGTCCACCGTTTATAAAAGAACGGTTCTGGTTTTACAGAGAAAGCAAATATATGGACCAGAGAGAAGTCGTTGAAATAATAGCGGCAATCCAGAAATGGATAGATAGCGGTATCTCTATGGAACTGCTTTTCAACCTCAACTTAGGAATTAAAGCTAAAGACATTTACGAAACGGTTCTACTCGCATGGGAAAGAGGAATAAAAACCATCTACTACGTGAGAACAATACAGAAAGATAGCGAATCTGAAATAAATAAGAAGGAAGAGTGTATAGCCTGCGCCAATTAA
- a CDS encoding NADH-quinone oxidoreductase subunit N: MNVNFLAAVMILALTGAFLPVINRVFRVTGLPGVAISSVGYVLGIFLVILSNSGEKILNNFFVTDEVTRLIGILILVASWMLMFVLYWILEKDKFVNEIIGALLISTAGALLLISSTNFVSLIISMELMTMPTYLMVLFAFDDKAIEAGIKYFFNGALAIGMLLFGVSLLYAMTGSFEFSVLAQKLFKDPLVLLAAVFILAGFGFKITAFPFHFWGPDVYDGTCPGIAALLTGISKSAAFIALMRVIFESFPLFGEGGISHQLTLILAIIAAVTMTVGNLLALVQKRVSRILAYSSVAHAGYTLVAFAALSTPLSVTGIIYHSVAYVFMKTAAFLCFAVFLFVWGARTMDDYKGLGRREPILAALFLIFLLSLAGVPPMAGFISKVFVFTAAVKAGMLWLALVGLLNSAFSVAYYIWIAKQMYLEEPTIEKPNNVRADKNLVLIPLGVMAVMLIILGIWINPVLNAAGQFVSGL; encoded by the coding sequence GTGAACGTTAACTTTTTAGCTGCGGTGATGATACTGGCGCTTACCGGTGCCTTTCTGCCCGTGATAAATAGAGTTTTTAGAGTAACAGGACTGCCCGGCGTTGCGATTTCCAGTGTGGGGTATGTGCTGGGGATTTTCTTGGTTATTCTCTCAAACTCTGGCGAGAAAATACTCAACAACTTTTTCGTTACCGATGAAGTTACACGTTTAATAGGCATTCTGATTCTTGTAGCTTCCTGGATGCTCATGTTCGTTCTATACTGGATTTTAGAAAAGGATAAGTTTGTAAATGAAATTATCGGCGCTCTTTTAATATCTACTGCCGGTGCGTTGCTACTCATTTCATCTACGAACTTCGTTTCCCTCATAATATCAATGGAACTTATGACTATGCCTACCTACCTGATGGTTCTCTTTGCCTTTGATGATAAAGCGATAGAAGCCGGTATTAAATACTTTTTCAACGGCGCTTTGGCTATAGGAATGCTTCTTTTCGGCGTTTCTCTTCTTTACGCCATGACGGGAAGCTTTGAGTTTTCGGTTTTAGCTCAGAAGCTCTTTAAAGACCCTCTGGTGTTGCTTGCAGCCGTTTTCATACTTGCAGGTTTCGGCTTTAAGATTACTGCTTTTCCTTTCCACTTCTGGGGACCGGACGTTTACGATGGAACGTGTCCCGGGATTGCTGCTCTTTTAACGGGAATTTCAAAGAGTGCTGCTTTCATAGCTCTTATGAGGGTAATTTTTGAATCTTTCCCGCTTTTCGGAGAGGGCGGTATATCACACCAGCTGACCTTGATTCTTGCCATTATTGCTGCTGTTACCATGACTGTAGGTAATCTGCTTGCCCTTGTTCAAAAAAGGGTTTCAAGAATATTAGCCTACTCTTCTGTGGCTCATGCCGGTTATACTTTAGTTGCCTTTGCAGCTCTCTCAACGCCTTTAAGCGTAACCGGTATCATTTACCATTCTGTTGCTTACGTATTTATGAAAACGGCTGCCTTTTTATGTTTCGCCGTTTTTCTCTTTGTCTGGGGTGCAAGGACGATGGACGACTACAAAGGACTTGGCAGGAGAGAACCTATATTGGCTGCTCTCTTTTTGATATTCCTCCTGTCGCTTGCGGGCGTTCCGCCTATGGCAGGTTTCATCAGTAAGGTTTTCGTTTTTACTGCAGCTGTTAAAGCCGGAATGCTGTGGCTTGCTCTTGTTGGATTACTTAACAGCGCCTTTTCCGTTGCTTACTATATATGGATTGCGAAGCAGATGTATTTAGAAGAACCGACCATTGAAAAGCCGAACAACGTCAGAGCTGATAAGAATCTGGTTCTAATTCCTTTAGGTGTTATGGCTGTTATGCTGATTATCTTGGGTATATGGATTAATCCGGTTCTCAACGCAGCTGGACAGTTCGTTTCCGGGTTATAG
- a CDS encoding complex I subunit 4 family protein — MILLSMILIPVILAPFAWLGEKLNRDFPKFLSLGVGVFLALSTAYLIVKYPGNDFAFGEFYHIYPPFDFNLHLAVDGISLVLLAIVAFLSITVTLSSWNVERPGAYFFLVLAFLGPMVGVFTSLNLLWFFIFWEFTLVPMFFHIGIWGAENRIYAAMKFFIYTHLASVFLLLGIIVLYLNAHTFDFLKLLEAGVDPNVAKLVWILMFIGFAVKMPVVPFHTWLPDAHVQAPSPISVFLAGLLLKMGAYGLLRWEIFLFPHTSKFFAPLMAFIAVLTIFYAGFRALAEDHIKRMVAYSSINHMGFVLLGLSAITAAGISAAIYEMVGHALIISLLFMIAGYVHHKTHTWYISEMGGIMKKIPALMTMFVIGVLAAVGLPGTAGFVGELSVMLAAFDYYGWVMIIVPLASALGAGFFMWMLQRAVFGPLREGFENMKSLKELPFIENLSLALYIAAFIFVGVVPSVVFNLYNPVVDAFAQLFR, encoded by the coding sequence ATGATTCTTTTGAGTATGATACTTATCCCTGTGATACTTGCGCCTTTTGCCTGGTTGGGAGAGAAGTTAAACAGGGATTTTCCGAAGTTCCTGTCGTTGGGAGTGGGAGTATTCTTAGCTCTTTCAACTGCCTACCTGATAGTGAAGTATCCGGGAAATGACTTTGCTTTTGGGGAGTTCTACCACATATATCCACCTTTTGATTTCAATCTGCACCTTGCCGTTGACGGTATATCTCTGGTGCTGTTAGCTATAGTGGCGTTCCTTTCAATTACGGTTACTCTTTCTTCCTGGAACGTTGAGAGACCTGGCGCTTATTTCTTTTTGGTTCTTGCGTTTTTAGGTCCTATGGTTGGCGTTTTCACCTCTCTGAATTTGCTGTGGTTCTTTATCTTCTGGGAATTCACTCTGGTTCCGATGTTCTTCCATATCGGTATTTGGGGTGCTGAGAATAGAATTTACGCAGCCATGAAGTTCTTTATCTATACGCACCTTGCGAGCGTTTTCCTGCTTTTAGGAATAATTGTTCTTTATTTGAACGCTCATACGTTTGACTTTTTGAAACTTTTAGAAGCAGGTGTTGACCCTAACGTTGCGAAGTTGGTGTGGATTTTGATGTTTATAGGTTTTGCCGTAAAGATGCCTGTAGTTCCGTTCCATACGTGGCTTCCTGACGCGCACGTTCAGGCGCCTTCACCTATTTCTGTTTTCCTTGCAGGATTGCTTCTTAAAATGGGTGCTTACGGTTTGTTGAGGTGGGAAATATTCCTTTTCCCTCATACGAGTAAGTTTTTTGCACCGTTAATGGCTTTTATAGCCGTTCTGACGATTTTCTACGCGGGATTCAGGGCTTTGGCGGAGGACCACATAAAGAGGATGGTTGCGTATTCCAGTATTAACCATATGGGCTTTGTTTTACTTGGACTTTCAGCCATTACGGCTGCAGGGATTTCGGCTGCTATTTATGAGATGGTGGGACACGCTTTGATTATTTCTCTGCTGTTTATGATTGCCGGTTACGTTCATCACAAGACGCACACCTGGTATATATCTGAGATGGGCGGAATAATGAAAAAAATCCCCGCCCTCATGACCATGTTCGTTATAGGCGTTTTGGCTGCTGTGGGGCTTCCTGGAACTGCCGGCTTTGTCGGTGAGCTTTCCGTTATGCTTGCAGCGTTTGATTATTACGGTTGGGTGATGATTATCGTGCCTCTTGCAAGTGCGCTTGGGGCGGGATTTTTCATGTGGATGCTCCAGCGTGCCGTTTTCGGTCCTCTGAGAGAGGGGTTTGAAAATATGAAGTCTTTGAAAGAACTGCCGTTCATAGAGAACCTGTCTTTAGCGCTATACATAGCTGCCTTTATCTTTGTTGGCGTTGTTCCATCGGTCGTTTTTAATCTTTACAACCCTGTTGTAGATGCTTTTGCTCAACTTTTTAGGTAA
- a CDS encoding NADH-quinone oxidoreductase subunit L, with protein MVELAYLNIAIFFAGSILAFLIGKFTERWNSFWVAAITGLAGFLISAYIAVNMGERPIVHQFEWFRFGHFSVPFGIFVDHLSIVMALIATGIGFLDIVFSKGYMEEDKSPHRYYFEKLFFIGSMVGLVFVSNLVGLYIFWEGVGLCSYLLIGYWYWKKSAAEAALKAFVMTRFGDVFMLAGILVAWVFLGTISFQDLNALAAIGAFSVKLGLIISVLIFIGAIGKSAQFPLFPWLLDAMEGPTTVSALIHAATMVNAGVYLVARMFPFFDYSHALIVVAFVGAISAFIAATGAMAHTEIKKILAFSTMEHLALMFVGLGVGSVAAGIFHLMNHAIFKALLFLAAGAVIHMTHHTKDAFKLGGLKRYMPQTAMLFLVGILALSGIPPFNGFFSKDWILGEAFHSNPVVFALAFSAAVLCIFYGFRLWFVVFTGEPSEYSKKAREAYPVMLVPLYILAAMTLITAFFKEKIVHFLFGEVHEPFSAALLTVTLTVMALLFLLAYAIYYKRVISTKKLIEHPIGEAVNVFLYRGWLVDDAIKWTCRNIFYGSMAKAIEWVDTNVVDGAVNGVAKVSLKCWDRCRKIQTGDLINYLTYFVAGVIALIVIITYL; from the coding sequence ATGGTAGAGCTTGCGTATCTGAACATTGCAATCTTTTTTGCTGGAAGTATTCTGGCGTTTTTGATTGGTAAGTTTACAGAAAGGTGGAATTCTTTCTGGGTTGCGGCGATAACCGGTTTAGCTGGTTTCCTCATTTCTGCTTACATAGCCGTTAATATGGGAGAACGTCCGATAGTTCACCAGTTTGAATGGTTCAGGTTCGGACACTTCTCTGTGCCGTTCGGGATTTTCGTTGACCACCTTTCCATCGTTATGGCGCTTATAGCTACCGGTATTGGATTCTTGGATATCGTGTTTTCTAAGGGCTATATGGAAGAGGATAAGTCTCCTCACAGGTATTACTTTGAAAAGCTGTTCTTTATAGGTTCTATGGTTGGACTCGTTTTTGTCAGTAACTTAGTGGGGCTTTACATATTCTGGGAAGGCGTTGGGCTTTGTTCTTATCTCCTCATCGGTTATTGGTACTGGAAGAAGAGCGCAGCCGAGGCTGCTTTGAAAGCGTTCGTTATGACGAGATTCGGTGACGTTTTTATGCTTGCCGGTATCTTAGTAGCCTGGGTGTTTTTGGGAACTATTAGTTTTCAGGACTTGAACGCCCTTGCTGCGATAGGTGCTTTTAGCGTTAAGTTGGGATTGATAATAAGCGTTCTGATATTTATAGGTGCAATAGGTAAGTCTGCTCAATTTCCGCTCTTTCCGTGGCTTTTAGACGCCATGGAAGGTCCTACAACGGTTTCTGCTCTCATTCACGCTGCTACAATGGTTAACGCTGGCGTTTACTTAGTTGCGAGAATGTTTCCGTTCTTTGATTACTCTCACGCTCTCATCGTCGTTGCTTTTGTCGGTGCGATATCTGCGTTTATAGCGGCTACCGGTGCAATGGCTCATACGGAAATTAAGAAAATACTGGCTTTTTCTACTATGGAACACCTTGCCTTGATGTTTGTCGGACTTGGTGTTGGCTCGGTGGCTGCGGGGATTTTTCACCTGATGAACCATGCGATATTTAAGGCACTGCTCTTTTTGGCTGCAGGTGCTGTTATACATATGACGCACCACACGAAAGATGCCTTTAAGTTAGGCGGATTGAAAAGGTATATGCCTCAGACGGCTATGCTGTTTTTGGTGGGAATTCTTGCTCTTTCCGGAATTCCGCCGTTTAACGGCTTTTTCAGTAAGGACTGGATTTTAGGTGAGGCTTTTCATTCAAATCCTGTTGTCTTTGCGCTTGCATTCAGCGCAGCAGTTCTGTGTATTTTCTACGGCTTCAGATTGTGGTTTGTGGTGTTTACAGGTGAGCCTTCAGAGTATTCTAAAAAAGCGAGAGAAGCTTATCCAGTGATGCTTGTTCCTCTTTACATTTTAGCTGCTATGACGCTTATAACGGCTTTCTTTAAGGAAAAGATTGTTCACTTCCTGTTTGGTGAAGTTCACGAGCCTTTTTCTGCTGCTCTCCTTACAGTAACGCTGACTGTTATGGCTTTGCTATTCCTGTTAGCTTATGCCATTTACTATAAGAGGGTTATCAGCACCAAAAAGTTGATAGAGCACCCTATTGGAGAGGCTGTTAACGTCTTTTTATATAGAGGCTGGCTCGTTGATGATGCGATAAAGTGGACCTGCAGGAATATCTTTTACGGTTCAATGGCAAAGGCTATTGAATGGGTAGATACTAACGTTGTTGACGGTGCTGTTAATGGCGTTGCTAAAGTGTCTTTGAAGTGCTGGGATAGATGTAGAAAAATCCAGACCGGCGACCTCATCAACTACCTTACTTACTTTGTTGCCGGGGTTATTGCACTCATAGTTATTATTACCTACTTGTAG
- the nuoK gene encoding NADH-quinone oxidoreductase subunit NuoK: MLLTADVHYYLFLSFSLFAVGVYGLLSRKSVIRMLFSIEMIINAANINFVVFSAQRNVDGEIFTFFTIGLAALEAAVGLAIVIVFYKRFGEVIPSKIRNLRW, from the coding sequence ATGCTTTTAACTGCGGACGTTCACTACTACCTGTTTCTGTCTTTCTCTCTGTTTGCCGTTGGTGTTTACGGTTTGCTTTCCCGTAAGTCTGTGATAAGGATGCTCTTTTCCATAGAGATGATTATCAACGCTGCAAATATTAACTTCGTTGTCTTTTCGGCTCAGAGAAACGTGGATGGAGAGATATTTACCTTCTTTACCATAGGTCTTGCTGCTCTTGAGGCTGCTGTTGGTCTTGCGATAGTAATCGTTTTCTACAAGCGGTTTGGTGAGGTTATCCCATCCAAAATAAGAAATTTGAGGTGGTAG
- a CDS encoding NADH-quinone oxidoreductase subunit J — protein sequence MSGNVYFWIIYAVIIASAIVALEASSLLWAAISFVILLSEIAIVYFGLGMPILGGVQLAIYAGGVTILVLFAIMMVGESYRKPPGKAVTAIVLSLLLVILGTGLSFFSAIDTFPYKVYSTEFLGTVFVKNYSFFAIILGFIVSAILYLANAIITKKREAK from the coding sequence ATGAGCGGTAACGTTTATTTCTGGATTATATACGCTGTGATAATAGCTTCAGCTATTGTTGCTCTTGAAGCGTCGTCTCTGTTGTGGGCAGCTATCTCTTTTGTCATTCTCCTTTCTGAGATAGCAATTGTTTACTTTGGTTTGGGTATGCCTATACTGGGCGGCGTTCAGCTTGCCATATATGCCGGTGGTGTAACGATACTGGTTCTCTTTGCCATAATGATGGTAGGTGAAAGTTATAGAAAACCGCCGGGTAAAGCTGTTACTGCGATAGTTCTGAGTTTGCTTCTGGTGATTTTAGGAACGGGTCTTTCCTTCTTCAGCGCCATAGATACTTTTCCTTACAAAGTCTACTCTACGGAGTTTTTAGGAACGGTGTTTGTTAAGAACTACTCTTTCTTCGCAATTATTTTGGGCTTTATAGTTTCGGCAATTCTCTACCTTGCCAACGCGATTATTACGAAGAAGCGGGAGGCTAAGTAA
- a CDS encoding 4Fe-4S binding protein encodes MKDEMRELSMMPVRALQKVVRVSKALFREKATEIWWDKGIKRELHYRGKHVIKAELCIGCSLCARSCPVNCIEMVPTGVKKPRAVPKVRASECIFCGLCEDACPTKPQKAIQLTDNYSMLVEPGTWDRLTGYVFEPENLEAAIEKAKKMEELIEKKKQEALKKKQQQEKKDER; translated from the coding sequence ATGAAGGATGAAATGAGAGAGCTTTCTATGATGCCTGTAAGGGCTTTACAGAAGGTTGTAAGGGTTTCCAAAGCGCTGTTTCGCGAAAAGGCGACGGAAATCTGGTGGGATAAGGGTATAAAGAGGGAACTTCATTATAGGGGTAAGCACGTAATAAAGGCAGAACTCTGTATAGGTTGCTCTCTCTGTGCGAGGTCGTGTCCTGTTAACTGTATAGAGATGGTTCCTACCGGGGTAAAAAAGCCAAGAGCTGTTCCAAAGGTAAGGGCGAGTGAGTGTATCTTCTGCGGTTTGTGTGAAGATGCCTGTCCGACAAAACCTCAGAAAGCTATTCAACTTACAGATAACTACAGCATGTTGGTTGAACCGGGAACGTGGGACAGGTTGACAGGCTACGTGTTTGAACCGGAAAACCTTGAGGCTGCCATAGAAAAGGCGAAGAAGATGGAAGAACTGATAGAGAAGAAAAAGCAGGAAGCGCTGAAGAAGAAACAACAGCAGGAGAAGAAAGATGAGCGGTAA
- a CDS encoding complex I subunit 1/NuoH family protein has protein sequence MEAWIKAIFFPGFFFLLVVFLMIFYLERKVLADIHLRVGPYYVGKWGLLQTTADVFKLFQKEFIIQRRANKLLFSLIPFVAFVMVAILIAFIPFSEHVYIVSTSFDLLVSLAIVTSMPPIFFYAGWASKSKYSFIGGLRVVNQMISGEIPLWLSALAAALLHGTLNHVRIVEGTSFLTFLALIPALLIFITATLVVTDRPPFDIPEAEQEIVYGFMTEFGGFNYAILSVAKLIELFALFALATVLFLGGFKGPVLPGIVWFFLKIAVLYLFTFALRASTPRIKMDQLLKFCWKALTPLALLNLAFVIVLKMFLF, from the coding sequence ATGGAAGCGTGGATAAAAGCGATTTTCTTTCCGGGATTTTTCTTTCTGTTGGTTGTGTTTTTGATGATTTTTTACCTTGAGAGAAAGGTATTGGCTGATATTCATTTGAGGGTAGGTCCTTATTACGTTGGTAAGTGGGGACTTTTACAGACGACAGCAGACGTTTTTAAGCTGTTTCAGAAAGAGTTCATAATTCAGAGGCGTGCGAATAAGCTGCTGTTTTCTCTTATACCTTTTGTTGCTTTTGTAATGGTTGCAATTCTTATAGCTTTTATTCCGTTTTCTGAACACGTTTACATAGTTAGTACCAGTTTTGACCTGTTGGTTTCTCTTGCAATAGTAACGAGTATGCCTCCCATATTCTTCTATGCAGGCTGGGCTTCAAAGAGTAAGTATTCATTTATTGGCGGTTTGAGAGTGGTAAACCAGATGATTTCCGGTGAGATTCCTCTCTGGCTTTCTGCCCTTGCAGCAGCGCTTCTTCACGGAACGCTAAATCACGTTCGCATAGTTGAGGGAACCTCTTTCCTGACGTTCTTAGCTCTGATTCCTGCCCTTTTGATTTTTATAACGGCAACGCTTGTTGTTACCGATAGACCGCCGTTTGATATACCAGAAGCTGAACAGGAAATCGTTTACGGTTTTATGACAGAATTTGGTGGATTTAACTACGCTATACTTTCTGTTGCAAAGCTCATAGAACTTTTTGCCCTGTTCGCTCTTGCTACGGTTCTCTTCTTAGGTGGTTTTAAAGGTCCTGTTTTGCCTGGTATTGTGTGGTTTTTCCTGAAGATAGCTGTTCTCTACCTTTTCACTTTCGCTTTGAGGGCGTCCACGCCTCGTATAAAGATGGACCAGCTTCTCAAGTTTTGCTGGAAAGCGTTGACGCCGTTAGCGTTGCTTAACCTTGCTTTTGTAATCGTTTTAAAGATGTTCCTTTTTTAA